One Pieris napi chromosome 22, ilPieNapi1.2, whole genome shotgun sequence genomic region harbors:
- the LOC125060933 gene encoding homogentisate 1,2-dioxygenase, with protein MSELKYLTGFDSEFTSEDPRRPGALPVGQNSPQRCPYGLYAEQLSGSAFTAPRSENKRSWLYRIRPSVVHKPFKRSNIAKYLTHNWNEAEPDPNQSRWSPFDIPNEKVDFVAGLHTVCGAGDPRARNGIAIHVYLCNSTMDKSAFYSSDGDLLIVPQQGVLKITTEFGKLEVAPNEIAVIQLGMRFAVAVDGPTRGYILEVFDGHFKLPDLGPIGANGLANPRDFLTPVACYHDEEIPGFKIISKYHGVLFEAEQNHSPFDVVAWHGNYAPYKYDLSKFMVINSVSFDHCDPSIFTVLTCQSTKPGVAIADFVIFPPRWSVQENTFRPPYYHRNCMSEFMGLILGSYEAKEGGFLPGGASLHSMMTPHGPDAQCFTAASTGELTPQKIAVGTQAFMFESSLSMAITKWGAETCQKLDPQYHQCWQQLPKLFSNHLNV; from the exons ATGTCGGAGTTAAAG TATCTGACTGGCTTTGATTCGGAATTCACAAGTGAAGACCCGCGTCGGCCTGGGGCTCTACCAGTGGGACAGAATAGTCCCCAAAGATGTCCATACGGACTTTACGCGGAGCAGCTGTCTGGTAGTGCGTTTACTGCTCCGAGAAGTGAAAATAAACGCTCGTGGCTTTACAG AATCCGTCCATCCGTGGTGCATAAGCCGTTCAAAAGGTCGAATATTGCCAAGTACTTAACACACAACTGGAATGAAGCCGAACCGGATCCTAATCAA tCTCGCTGGTCACCTTTCGATATACCAAATGAAAAGGTGGATTTCGTCGCCGGCTTGCATACAGTTTGCGGCGCGGGCGATCCTCGAGCACGCAATGGAATCGCCATCCATGTCTACCTTTGTAACAGCACAATGGATAAAAGTGCTTTTTACAGCAGCGATGGTGATCTACTTATTG TACCACAACAAGGAGTTCTGAAGATAACGACCGAGTTTGGGAAACTGGAGGTTGCACCAAATGAAATCGCAGTCATTCAACTTGGAATGAGATTTGCTGTAGCCGTTGATGGACCTACaag GGGATACATCCTCGAAGTATTCGATGGTCATTTTAAGCTTCCGGACCTTGGACCCATTGGTGCCAATGGACTGGCCAACCCTCGGGACTTTCTTACACCCGTCGCTTGTTACCATGATGAAGAAATACCAG GattcaaaataataagcaAATACCATGGAGTGTTGTTCGAAGCTGAACAAAATCATTCACCATTCGACGTTGTGGCGTGGCATGGCAACTATGCACCTTACAAATACGATCTGAGCAAGTTTATGGTCATCAATTCTGTATCTTTTGACCActgt GATCCATCAATATTCACAGTTCTGACTTGCCAATCCACCAAACCAGGAGTCGCTATAGcagattttgttatttttccaCCAAGATGGTCGGTTCAAGAGAACACTTTTAGACCCCCGTACTACCACA GAAACTGTATGAGCGAATTCATGGGTCTGATCCTGGGGTCATATGAGGCAAAAGAAGGTGGCTTTCTTCCCGGCGGAGCCTCTTTACACTCCATGATGACTCCACACGGCCCTGATGCCCAATGCTTTACGGCTGCTTCAACAGGTGAACTTACTCCACAGAAAATTGCCGTCGGGACTcag GCATTCATGTTCGAATCATCTCTGAGTATGGCCATCACGAAGTGGGGAGCTGAAACGTGCCAAAAACTCGACCCTCAATATCATCAATGTTGGCAGCAATTGCCCAAATTGTTTTCTAATCATTTAAATGTctaa